A single region of the Maylandia zebra isolate NMK-2024a linkage group LG17, Mzebra_GT3a, whole genome shotgun sequence genome encodes:
- the th2 gene encoding tyrosine hydroxylase 2: protein MKTDGVAQTFSGRKQSLIEDARRERGSAGGPAGSPGPSRYGDGFVFEEKDGRVTLNVLFALSSEKNAGFFKTGKIFETFEAKLLHIESRMGRKCKNSTTDLEFFMKCEVHSSDLDVFVNSLKRVADDVRCMPEEKGKLPWFPRQIKDLDRCNMLITKFDPDMDHDHPGYNDPEYRKRRAVISELAFRYKQGDPLPVVEYTAEEISTWRQVYQQLRSIYPSLACKQFLDGLQQLEKECGYGEDRIPQLREVSAFLKERTGFQLRPVAGLLSARDFLASLAFRVFQCTQYIRHSSAPMHSPEPDCCHELLGHIPMLADKEFAQFSQEIGLASLGVSDEDIEKLSTLYWFTVEFGLCKQNGAVKAYGAGLLSSYGELVYALSNEPEYKPFAPEETAVQPYQDQTYQPVYFVSESFEDAKMKLRKYSANIKRPFTVRYDPFTCSVEVLDQPSKIQNALSQMREDLKTLHSALEKLSSF from the exons ATGAAGACGGACGGTGTGGCGCAGACCTTCAGCGGGAGGAAGCAGAGCCTGATCGAGGACGCGCGCCGGGAGCGCGGAAGTGCCGGCGGCCCGGCAGGCTCCCCGGGGCCCTCCAGGTACGGAGACGGCTTCGTGTTTGAGGAGAAGGACGGCAGGGTGACCCTGAACGTCCTGTTCGCCCTCAGCAGCGAGAAAAACGCGGGCTTCTTCAAAACAGGGAAAATATTTGAG ACATTTGAAGCCAAGCTTCTCCACATCGAGAGCCGAATGGGGAGGAAGTGTAAGAACAGCACGACGGACCTGGAGTTCTTCATGAAGTGTGAAGTTCACAGCTCAGACCTGGACGTGTTCGTCAACTCACTGAAGAGAGTGGCTGACGACGTTCGCTGCATGCCAGAAGAAAAGGGCAAGT TGCCCTGGTTTCCCCGACAGATAAAAGACCTCGACAGATGCAACATGTTGATCACCAAATTTGATCCTGACATGGACCACGACCATCCA GGATACAATGACCCTGAATACAGAAAGAGACGGGCCGTCATCTCTGAGCTGGCCTTCAGATACAAACA GGGGGACCCGCTACCTGTGGTGGAGTACACAGCAGAGGAGATATCTACATG GAGGCAGGTCTACCAGCAGCTGAGGAGCATTTACCCGAGTTTGGCCTGCAAACAGTTCCTAGACGGCCTGCAGCAGCTGGAGAAAGAGTGCGGCTACGGAGAGGACCGTATCCCTCAGCTACGAGAGGTGTCGGCCTTCTTGAAAG AGAGAACTGGTTTCCAGCTGCGCCCAGTAGCCGGCCTGCTGTCAGCCCGAGACTTCCTCGCCAGTTTGGCCTTCAGGGTGTTTCAGTGCACGCAGTACATCAGACACTCCTCTGCGCCCATGCACTCCCCTGAGCC AGACTGCTGCCACGAGCTGCTCGGCCATATCCCCATGCTGGCAGATAAGGAGTTTGCCCAGTTTTCACAG GAGATTGGACTTGCCTCACTCGGGGTTTCTGATGAGGACATTGAGAAACTGTCAACG TTATACTGGTTCACTGTGGAGTTTGGCCTCTGCAAGCAGAACGGGGCAGTAAAGGCTTACGGCGCTGGACTTCTGTCCTCCTACGGAGAGCTTGTT TACGCCCTGTCCAACGAGCCCGAGTACAAGCCGTTTGCCCCGGAGGAGACTGCGGTCCAGCCGTACCAGGACCAAACCTACCAGCCGGTTTACTTTGTGTCTGAGAGCTTCGAGGATGCAAAGATGAAACTGAG GAAATACTCTGCAAACATCAAGCGCCCCTTCACAGTCCGCTATGACCCCTTCACCTGCAGCGTGGAGGTCCTGGATCAACCCAGTAAAATCCAAAACGCCCTGAGCCAGATGAGGGAGGACCTCAAGACCCTGCACAGCGCCCTGGAGAAGCTCAGCTCGTTTTAA